Proteins from a genomic interval of Papaver somniferum cultivar HN1 chromosome 4, ASM357369v1, whole genome shotgun sequence:
- the LOC113272815 gene encoding uncharacterized protein LOC113272815, which produces MGDASHASHVRSRTYADQVKGKQQLPTTSIDLSSLPLPTLKEGKPAVVLPESFYLEGCDIWKFSLIGRLDFKGITFQEVKDDLEHQWQLGQGVVQLIPMSRGFFTIKLQSQAAKYKLLNAEAWFFRHQKLSLIEWFPGFDAEKQRSSHASVWVSFPGLPLEFWTEKMLLSFAKSLGTPIVVDSRTLAHEYGHFASVLVDINFAEAATDAIHITVGGLDSWQSVEIQKIPKYCSKCKLIGHTDHECRKQHKENTERKLVVSKQVSVDESQPGVSNIPQHAGGECQVARRKKKGKKKAQNVNVVVRDVVDNSAGEEAGVEFAAKLVKAQQLEIPKPVRIVTATPTLLCDQLTAGEFLLIRNRYNAIETIQDVVESSDDAKFRADQEARRVRMQSMHKVVNTTDVRNASDSESLQDSNLRICAEKGSLPRLNSGATSQIDTNSSKTGF; this is translated from the exons ATGGGAGATGCTTCTCATGCGTCTCATGTTAGGTCTCGTACTTATGCTGATCAGGTGAAGGGGAAGCAACAACTTCCAACAACATCTATTGATCTTAGTTCTTTACCATTGCCAACGCTAAAAGAAGGCAAACCTGCGGTTGTTTTACCTGAGTCTTTCTATTTGGAAggttgtgatatttggaaattcagtctTATTGGACGTTTAGATTTCAAAGGAATTACTTTCCAAGAGGTGAAAGATGATTTGGAACATCAATGGCAGCTAGGTCAAGGTGTGGTTCAGTTAATTCCTATGAGTAGAGGTTTCTTCACCATCAAGTTACAATCCCAAGCAGCAAAATACAAGCTTTTGAATGCTGAAGCTTGGTTTTTTAGACATCAAAAGCTATCCCTAATTGAATGGTTTCCTGGTTTTGATGCTGAGAAACAAAGATCATCTCATGCTTCCGTGTGGGTTTCTTTTCCAGGGCTTCCATTAGAATTCTGGACAGAAAAAATGTTATTGTCCTTCGCTAAATCATTAGGAACTCCAATTGTGGTTGATAGCCGTACTCTTGCTcatgaatatggtcactttgcatCAGTTCTGGTGGATATAAATTTTGCTGAAGCAGCTACTGATGCTATTCATATTACGGTTGGGGGTTTAGATTCTTGGCAATCTGTTGAGATtcaaaaaattccaaaatattgttccaagtgcaagttGATTGGGCATACTGATCATGAATGTAGGAAGCAGCACAAGGAAAATACTGAGCGAAAACTTGTGGTAAGCAAACAAGTTAGCGTTGATGAATCTCAACCTGGCGTGAGCAATATTCCTCAACATGCTGGAGGGGAATGTCAAGTGGCTAGGCGTAAGAAGAAGGGTAAGAAAAAGGCTCAAAACGTCAATGTAGTTGTCCGTGATGTTGTTGACAATAGTGCTGGTGAAGAAGCTGGTGTGGAGTTTGCTGCTAAGCTGGTGAAGGCTCAGCAGTTGGAG ATTCCTAAACCTGTTAGGATTGTGACCGCAACTCCAACTCTTCTTTGTGATCAGCTTACGGCTGGGGAGTTCCTTTTGATTAGAAACAGATATAATGCTATTGAAACAATTCAAGATGTGGTGGAGAGTTCAGATGATGCAAAGTTTAGGGCTGATCAAGAAGCTAGGCGTGTTCGCATGCAATCCATGCACAAGGTAGTGAATACTACTGATGTTAGGAATGCTTCAGATTCCGAGTCTCTTCAGGATTCCAATTTGAGAATTTGTGCTGAAAAAGGAAGTTTACCAAGATTAAATTCTGGTGCAACTTCTCAGATTGATACTAACTCCTCCAAAACTGGTTTTTAA